The Shewanella sp. NFH-SH190041 genome has a window encoding:
- the lspA gene encoding signal peptidase II, giving the protein MDKGPVNWRNSGLRWYWVVLVVFFADQWSKQWVLTHFDLYESVKLLPFFSFTYVRNYGAAFSFLSDAGGWQRWLFTAIAVGFSVVLTLWLYRQKSSEWRLNLAYTLIIGGALGNLIDRLMHGFVVDFLDFYWKASHYPAFNIADSAICIGAALIIWDAFRSKKH; this is encoded by the coding sequence ATGGATAAAGGCCCGGTAAACTGGCGCAACAGTGGGTTGCGCTGGTATTGGGTGGTGTTGGTGGTCTTTTTTGCCGATCAGTGGTCCAAACAATGGGTCCTGACGCACTTTGACCTATATGAGTCAGTAAAACTGTTGCCGTTTTTCAGTTTTACCTATGTACGCAATTATGGGGCAGCCTTTAGCTTCCTTAGTGACGCTGGGGGCTGGCAACGCTGGTTGTTTACCGCTATTGCGGTTGGTTTCAGTGTGGTGCTGACGTTATGGCTGTACCGGCAAAAAAGCAGTGAGTGGCGCCTTAATCTGGCGTATACGCTGATTATAGGCGGTGCACTGGGCAATTTGATTGATCGGTTAATGCATGGTTTTGTGGTTGATTTTCTTGATTTTTATTGGAAAGCCAGCCACTACCCAGCATTCAATATTGCTGACTCAGCCATTTGTATTGGTGCTGCGCTGATCATTTGGGATGCGTTTCGCAGTAAAAAACACTGA
- the fkpB gene encoding FKBP-type peptidyl-prolyl cis-trans isomerase produces MSMRALLCHMDIVLSDGSTADSTRTSGKPARLNLGDGSLSAAFEAEVAALQPGDKHRFTLSAADAFGEVNPDAIHHLDRTRFDAAIELTPGVIISFTAPNGAEVPGIIRDVAGDSVTVDLNHPLAGHQVTFELEVMQEL; encoded by the coding sequence ATGTCGATGCGTGCATTATTGTGTCATATGGATATTGTACTGTCTGACGGTTCAACCGCAGACAGTACCAGGACATCCGGTAAACCGGCTCGGCTAAATTTGGGTGATGGAAGCCTGAGTGCGGCATTTGAGGCCGAAGTCGCTGCACTGCAGCCCGGAGACAAACACAGGTTTACCTTATCAGCTGCGGATGCGTTTGGTGAGGTGAACCCAGATGCTATTCATCATTTGGATCGGACCCGCTTTGATGCGGCAATCGAGTTAACCCCCGGTGTTATCATCAGTTTTACTGCGCCCAATGGCGCAGAAGTGCCGGGGATTATTCGTGATGTTGCCGGTGATTCTGTTACGGTGGATTTAAATCATCCGTTGGCTGGACATCAGGTAACTTTTGAACTTGAAGTGATGCAGGAACTTTGA
- the ispH gene encoding 4-hydroxy-3-methylbut-2-enyl diphosphate reductase has translation MNILLANPRGFCAGVDRAISIVERALELFSPPIYVRHEVVHNRYVVQNLKDRGAVFVEELDQVPDNSIVIFSAHGVPQSVRAEAKLRGLKVFDATCPLVTKVHLQVTRASRKGVECILIGHAGHPEVVGTMGQYDNAAGGVYLVESPEDVAALQVKDPQNLCFVTQTTLSVDDTLDVIAALQAKFPDIEGPRKDDICYATQNRQDAVRKLASQVELLIVVGSKNSSNSNRLRELAEKAGTQAYLVDNKDDVQSAWFNGVTEVAVTAGASAPEVLVQQVVEAIAERAPSVVTEVAGREEDVVFAVPAELR, from the coding sequence TTGAATATTCTGCTGGCCAACCCCCGTGGTTTTTGTGCCGGGGTGGATCGGGCTATCAGTATCGTTGAACGTGCGTTGGAATTGTTTTCACCGCCAATTTATGTCCGCCATGAAGTGGTACATAACCGCTATGTGGTGCAGAACTTAAAAGATCGTGGTGCCGTTTTTGTCGAAGAACTGGATCAGGTACCGGATAACAGTATTGTGATTTTTAGTGCTCATGGGGTGCCGCAGTCGGTACGTGCGGAAGCCAAACTGCGTGGTTTAAAGGTCTTTGATGCCACTTGTCCACTGGTGACCAAGGTACATTTGCAGGTTACCCGTGCCAGTCGCAAAGGGGTTGAGTGCATTTTGATTGGTCACGCAGGTCATCCTGAGGTCGTCGGTACCATGGGACAATATGATAACGCCGCTGGCGGTGTTTATCTGGTTGAATCCCCGGAAGATGTGGCGGCGTTGCAGGTTAAGGACCCTCAGAATCTATGCTTTGTGACCCAGACTACGCTGTCGGTGGACGATACCTTAGATGTGATTGCTGCATTGCAGGCGAAATTTCCGGATATTGAAGGGCCGCGTAAAGATGATATCTGTTATGCGACCCAAAACCGTCAGGATGCTGTGCGTAAGCTGGCCTCTCAGGTTGAACTCCTGATTGTGGTGGGCTCTAAGAATAGCTCTAATTCAAACCGTTTACGTGAGCTGGCAGAAAAAGCCGGTACTCAGGCGTATTTGGTTGATAATAAAGATGATGTGCAGTCAGCTTGGTTTAACGGCGTGACTGAGGTTGCAGTCACGGCGGGGGCCTCTGCGCCAGAAGTATTAGTGCAGCAAGTCGTTGAAGCCATTGCGGAGCGAGCACCGAGTGTGGTGACTGAAGTCGCTGGCCGCGAGGAAGATGTGGTCTTTGCTGTTCCTGCAGAACTGCGTTGA
- a CDS encoding IS5 family transposase: MPRTILTDIRWELLLQIMKSTGRIYNKSEHRMTFEGILFRMRTGIPWRDLPPGFGEWSSVYRRFNLWSKKGILNHLFSQLAKMADFEWVFLDGSIIRAHQHSTGAATNFSEQIGKSRGGNTTKIHLAVDSGGLPICFDLSEGQRNDIVLAESLVEQLGEIDTIVCDKGYDSESFRVFVQRKGGKTVIARRNYGQDIGKDTMDWCLYRYRHLVENAFARIKHYRAISSRYDKLERNYASMVSLAFMLMWLPMYC, encoded by the coding sequence ATGCCGAGAACAATATTAACTGACATAAGATGGGAACTGCTACTACAGATAATGAAAAGTACTGGTCGTATCTACAATAAATCTGAACATAGAATGACCTTTGAAGGGATACTTTTCCGTATGAGAACGGGGATCCCTTGGCGAGATTTACCTCCGGGATTTGGTGAATGGAGCTCAGTATATAGACGATTTAACCTTTGGTCTAAAAAAGGTATTTTAAATCATCTTTTCAGTCAGTTAGCAAAAATGGCAGACTTCGAATGGGTGTTCCTCGATGGCTCAATTATTCGTGCACATCAGCACAGCACAGGCGCTGCTACAAATTTCTCTGAGCAAATAGGTAAAAGCAGAGGTGGGAATACAACAAAAATCCACTTAGCTGTCGATAGCGGAGGTTTGCCCATTTGTTTTGATTTATCAGAAGGTCAGCGAAATGACATTGTTCTTGCAGAAAGTCTCGTAGAACAACTGGGGGAGATAGATACTATTGTATGCGATAAAGGATATGACAGTGAATCTTTCCGCGTTTTTGTTCAACGCAAAGGAGGAAAAACTGTGATAGCTAGGCGTAATTACGGGCAAGATATTGGTAAGGATACAATGGATTGGTGCTTATATAGGTATCGTCATTTGGTGGAAAATGCCTTTGCTAGGATTAAGCATTATCGTGCTATTTCAAGCCGTTATGATAAGTTGGAACGGAATTATGCCAGTATGGTATCGCTGGCATTCATGCTTATGTGGCTACCGATGTATTGCTGA
- the pilV gene encoding type IV pilus modification protein PilV: MGRQGTGFSLIEVMVALVILTVGLIGVFNLHLVAKQGSYESFQQTLAAHYAADIVSRMRLNSSELSQYGGNYQGGLVMPAKSCDANNRCLNAETRVWDLYQWEQQFRGGAEVSASRQLGGLDNATGCIQIGTNGDVSVVMSWRGIRSISDGAANANAFVRQCGSADKRRRIYLLETVIQ; this comes from the coding sequence ATGGGCCGCCAGGGAACAGGTTTTTCATTAATCGAAGTTATGGTTGCTCTGGTGATCCTGACAGTGGGCTTGATTGGCGTGTTCAATTTGCACTTAGTGGCTAAACAGGGCAGTTATGAATCATTCCAACAGACATTAGCCGCGCATTATGCTGCTGATATTGTTAGTCGTATGCGACTTAACTCCTCTGAACTGAGTCAATATGGTGGCAATTATCAGGGCGGGTTAGTTATGCCGGCTAAGTCCTGTGATGCCAATAATCGTTGCTTGAATGCAGAAACCCGAGTGTGGGATTTGTATCAGTGGGAGCAGCAATTTCGGGGGGGAGCAGAGGTGTCCGCAAGCCGTCAACTGGGCGGGCTGGACAATGCAACGGGCTGTATTCAGATTGGCACTAATGGTGACGTGTCTGTTGTGATGAGTTGGCGGGGGATCCGCTCTATCAGTGATGGTGCAGCCAATGCTAACGCGTTTGTTCGCCAATGTGGTAGTGCGGATAAACGGCGCCGGATTTATTTGCTGGAAACGGTGATCCAGTAG
- a CDS encoding PilW family protein, whose amino-acid sequence MYQQLAKEQGLSLVELMVAMVIGLFLTLGVFSMFSMSAGNVTTTSQFNQLQENGRIALALMEPDLSQLGFFGDITGTELIPGQNTRILKLLTTNDCVGDGLNNASLPNTSAAHFRRLWGYQQGDSIALKCLTNVIPDSDVLQIKRLLGPEVTGALEANRYYLGTTANEAVFFTGDQPLPAMVNGRYWEYQHHVYYLRNDSDGIPTLRRKTLTANGMTNDEQLVSGVEDMQILYGFDSDGDDTADSFMPSQNVTTLMWDNELFQRLVALRVFLLIRALEPDPAFTNNSVYQLGDKQIAAKKDHYRRKVVSGTIVLENPVLMRN is encoded by the coding sequence ATGTATCAGCAGTTAGCGAAAGAGCAGGGATTGTCGCTGGTCGAGCTGATGGTTGCTATGGTGATTGGCTTATTTTTGACGCTGGGTGTGTTTTCCATGTTCAGCATGTCTGCCGGCAATGTCACTACAACCAGTCAATTCAATCAACTGCAGGAAAATGGTCGGATTGCGTTAGCACTGATGGAACCTGATTTGAGTCAGTTAGGGTTCTTTGGCGATATCACTGGGACTGAATTAATTCCCGGACAAAATACCCGCATATTGAAGCTATTAACAACAAATGACTGTGTCGGTGATGGGCTGAATAATGCTTCTTTGCCCAACACTTCAGCTGCCCACTTTCGTCGACTGTGGGGGTATCAACAGGGGGATAGCATTGCGCTTAAATGCCTCACCAACGTGATCCCTGATTCTGATGTTCTGCAAATTAAACGGCTGCTGGGGCCCGAGGTTACCGGGGCGCTAGAGGCAAATCGCTATTATCTTGGTACCACTGCCAATGAAGCGGTATTTTTTACGGGTGATCAACCTTTGCCGGCTATGGTCAATGGTCGTTATTGGGAATATCAACACCATGTTTATTACCTTAGGAATGACAGTGATGGTATTCCCACTCTTAGGCGTAAAACCTTAACGGCGAATGGCATGACCAATGATGAGCAGTTGGTTTCCGGGGTTGAAGATATGCAGATCTTGTATGGCTTTGATAGTGATGGGGATGATACCGCAGACAGTTTTATGCCATCTCAAAATGTGACAACCCTAATGTGGGATAATGAATTATTCCAACGTCTGGTGGCGTTAAGGGTATTTCTGCTCATTCGGGCGTTAGAGCCGGATCCTGCCTTTACGAATAACAGTGTTTATCAACTTGGAGATAAACAGATTGCGGCGAAAAAGGATCATTACCGCCGTAAAGTAGTGAGCGGCACCATAGTGCTGGAAAACCCTGTACTGATGAGGAATTAA
- a CDS encoding pilus assembly PilX N-terminal domain-containing protein, which translates to MQGQQGMVLFFALIVLLMMTVIGVALAVNSGQSLRMAGAGSERVQALAAAQGAQSKVVNAQQGSKLANITATHTIADNQFNVTNTLTPLAGDDVNCQRSADASSANLISCRRVEISSEAVFGREDMGRLTVVTGVEQQVLTGS; encoded by the coding sequence CTGCAAGGACAGCAGGGAATGGTACTGTTTTTTGCCTTAATCGTGCTGTTAATGATGACAGTTATCGGTGTCGCATTGGCGGTTAACTCAGGTCAGTCTCTACGAATGGCGGGGGCTGGTTCTGAGCGGGTACAGGCGTTAGCAGCAGCCCAAGGCGCGCAGAGTAAAGTTGTGAATGCTCAGCAAGGCAGTAAGTTAGCCAATATTACGGCGACCCATACGATTGCTGATAATCAGTTTAATGTGACTAATACGCTCACCCCATTGGCTGGTGATGATGTTAATTGTCAGCGCAGTGCTGATGCCAGCAGCGCTAATTTGATCAGCTGTCGCCGGGTAGAAATCAGCAGTGAAGCTGTATTTGGTCGGGAGGATATGGGCCGATTAACAGTGGTCACGGGCGTTGAACAGCAGGTTTTGACAGGAAGTTGA
- a CDS encoding pilus assembly protein codes for MLIKKLTAWLLSASVMLIGNTYADDTELYVFESSARAGARPQVLIIFDNSGSMKERETGAESGYDPTIEYPAVGGTNAFQKRMIYFTKGGVDNTSMPVPDSSSEARRFLNDINGCETAKHYLKTYGFFTGFFREYRFKGQNGAWLEVPDNSGADIQTIDCFNDIVNKYWQNAPGQPTGFPVDGLGDKQNPRPYNLIDNSSTQNEIDAAVEAAKQTGFGTGQSLTLYTDNYLRWYHGPKESVEQTRLQIAKQVISNTVITTPTVDFGVAVFNINYPGDSSHGGRIISGIKQMTDDNKANLLQTINNLDPKTNTPLCETLYEAKQYFSGSDLIYGDKDKKPSGYDYKANRPPRDTTIENNKKYLSPFKACQNQAFVIYITDGVPTEDKNANSKVLNLPGVDDRVFEWDIIVEDDGDTETQSYKSYLPNLAEWMFKHDVNSNLPDKQTVKTFTIGFSAGAKDAAPVLSAAAKRGGGQYFAASDAAQLQSALQQVFSQILEVNASFTSPSIASNNFDRTQTFDAVYYAMFLPNKGPRWMGNLKKFKVTGSGDIRDKKNKDTIGIDGNLSSSACSYWTADAVCASASDGGDGNDVTIGGVSEMLRQTSSRKVLSDFAGNGADLAVFSVANAIARAGNETRLAEHMRVDKTQLAGLFDWAKGIDVDDDDADGSTTDPRWDIIGDPLHSKPLAVNLGTVQSPDIRVLMGTNHGQLHMFKDAGNTVSESWAFLPYELLPNLTELKANVPTGVHSVYGIDSSPIAYVETTAQQVKKAWVFVGMRRGGSAYYALDITQPDHPKFMWRIGADSLGMAEMGQSWAEPVITRIPGWPVGNTDAASAKPVLIFGAGYVPATKDGAEVGAVDSKGRGVFIVDAETGVLVHKFDPDGGTKATQLPQISDSIPNAVAILDSNNDRLIDRIYATDTGGNVWRIDLPGADPDSRDIPWTAYKFAALGGDTQQTDRRFFAEPVVAQTMFSNISITEHSDGSTTKAYQNIPYDAVAIASGHRPHPTDKLRQDKLYLLQDRNVVTRSYSSADRPTPLTQGTLYDITANSPDSETDNITFGQQRGWYYQLGAKGEKSLASAAIIQGRVYFTSYVPGDTSAANSCLVAGQGRMYAFDLHRGTRSYTQEYLELGERVPDTPQLVVPPNGTDPSYMYLIGIGNAANHMTPVTPPSGCPPGDTKCVGGGLRANRIFYHIAE; via the coding sequence ATGTTGATAAAGAAATTAACCGCATGGTTACTGTCAGCCAGTGTGATGCTGATAGGCAATACCTATGCTGATGATACAGAGTTGTATGTCTTTGAGTCATCCGCTCGAGCGGGGGCTCGCCCCCAGGTGCTAATTATCTTTGATAATTCTGGCAGTATGAAAGAACGGGAAACCGGGGCCGAATCTGGTTATGATCCTACTATTGAGTACCCTGCGGTAGGAGGCACAAACGCATTTCAAAAACGTATGATTTATTTCACCAAAGGTGGAGTGGATAATACCTCAATGCCGGTACCGGATTCCTCATCAGAAGCTCGTCGATTTTTAAATGATATTAATGGCTGTGAGACGGCAAAACATTATTTAAAAACCTATGGTTTTTTTACTGGTTTTTTTCGGGAGTATCGTTTTAAAGGGCAAAATGGTGCTTGGTTAGAAGTGCCAGATAACAGTGGGGCGGATATCCAAACGATAGATTGCTTTAACGATATTGTTAATAAATATTGGCAAAATGCGCCGGGGCAGCCAACAGGGTTTCCAGTTGATGGCTTGGGTGATAAACAAAATCCACGTCCTTACAATCTTATTGATAACTCCAGCACGCAGAATGAAATAGATGCCGCGGTGGAAGCCGCAAAGCAAACTGGGTTTGGCACAGGTCAATCGCTCACGTTATACACGGATAATTATTTACGTTGGTACCATGGGCCGAAGGAGAGCGTTGAGCAAACGCGGTTGCAGATTGCTAAACAGGTGATCAGCAATACCGTTATTACTACGCCAACGGTGGATTTTGGTGTCGCAGTTTTTAATATAAATTATCCTGGAGACTCTTCTCATGGCGGGCGGATTATCTCTGGAATCAAGCAAATGACGGATGATAATAAGGCGAATCTACTTCAGACTATTAATAATTTAGACCCTAAGACAAATACGCCATTATGTGAAACACTCTATGAAGCCAAGCAATATTTTTCTGGTAGTGACTTAATTTATGGCGATAAAGATAAAAAACCTAGTGGATATGATTACAAAGCTAATCGTCCCCCAAGAGATACAACTATTGAGAATAATAAAAAATATCTCTCTCCTTTCAAGGCATGCCAGAATCAAGCCTTTGTTATTTATATTACTGATGGAGTACCAACAGAAGATAAAAATGCCAATAGCAAAGTTTTAAATTTACCAGGTGTCGATGATAGAGTGTTTGAATGGGATATCATCGTTGAAGATGATGGCGATACAGAAACACAATCCTATAAAAGTTATTTACCAAATTTAGCCGAGTGGATGTTTAAGCATGATGTTAACAGCAACTTGCCGGATAAACAGACAGTAAAAACTTTCACTATTGGCTTCAGTGCGGGGGCTAAAGATGCTGCACCTGTATTGAGTGCTGCAGCTAAGCGGGGCGGTGGACAATATTTCGCTGCCAGTGATGCAGCGCAGTTACAGTCAGCTTTGCAACAGGTCTTCAGTCAAATTCTTGAAGTCAATGCCAGTTTTACCTCCCCCTCTATTGCCAGCAATAATTTTGATCGCACTCAGACTTTTGATGCAGTTTATTACGCCATGTTTTTGCCTAATAAAGGGCCTCGCTGGATGGGAAATTTGAAAAAATTCAAGGTGACAGGCAGCGGGGATATCAGAGATAAAAAGAATAAAGATACGATTGGCATCGATGGTAATTTATCTTCTTCAGCTTGCTCTTATTGGACAGCTGATGCTGTCTGTGCTTCTGCCAGTGATGGGGGGGATGGCAATGATGTCACTATTGGTGGCGTGTCAGAAATGCTGCGGCAAACGTCGTCACGAAAGGTGCTGAGTGATTTCGCTGGAAATGGCGCGGATCTCGCTGTTTTTTCAGTTGCAAATGCAATTGCCCGGGCTGGAAATGAAACGCGGTTAGCTGAACATATGCGGGTCGATAAAACCCAGTTAGCAGGGTTATTTGATTGGGCAAAAGGCATCGATGTTGATGATGATGACGCTGATGGCAGTACAACAGATCCACGCTGGGACATTATTGGCGATCCGCTCCATTCAAAACCTTTAGCAGTCAACCTAGGTACAGTGCAATCCCCGGATATTCGAGTGTTGATGGGGACTAACCATGGTCAGTTACATATGTTTAAGGATGCTGGTAACACGGTGTCAGAATCTTGGGCCTTTTTGCCTTATGAGTTATTGCCTAATTTAACCGAGTTAAAAGCGAATGTGCCAACCGGGGTGCATTCGGTATACGGGATAGATAGCTCACCAATTGCGTATGTGGAAACCACAGCGCAACAGGTCAAAAAAGCCTGGGTTTTTGTGGGGATGCGCAGGGGAGGGAGCGCTTATTATGCACTGGATATTACCCAGCCCGATCACCCTAAGTTTATGTGGCGTATTGGTGCTGATTCACTGGGAATGGCTGAGATGGGCCAAAGTTGGGCTGAACCTGTGATTACCCGGATCCCCGGATGGCCGGTCGGTAATACTGATGCGGCATCGGCCAAACCTGTACTGATTTTTGGCGCGGGATATGTGCCAGCGACTAAAGATGGCGCTGAAGTGGGCGCTGTTGATAGTAAGGGGCGCGGCGTCTTTATTGTCGATGCTGAAACCGGGGTGCTAGTGCACAAGTTTGATCCTGATGGCGGTACTAAGGCAACACAATTGCCGCAAATCAGTGACAGTATCCCCAATGCCGTTGCCATTTTAGACAGTAATAACGACAGACTAATCGATCGCATCTATGCCACTGATACAGGCGGAAACGTGTGGCGGATAGATTTGCCGGGGGCCGATCCTGATAGCCGTGATATCCCTTGGACCGCTTATAAATTTGCGGCGCTTGGTGGTGATACTCAGCAGACGGATAGACGTTTTTTTGCCGAGCCGGTAGTGGCTCAGACCATGTTTAGTAACATCAGTATTACTGAGCACAGTGATGGCAGTACCACCAAGGCGTATCAAAATATCCCCTATGATGCGGTTGCTATTGCCAGCGGACATCGACCTCACCCGACAGACAAACTCAGGCAGGATAAGTTGTATTTACTGCAGGATAGGAATGTTGTGACACGCTCATATTCCAGCGCTGATCGCCCCACGCCTCTGACACAAGGGACGTTATACGATATCACGGCTAATTCACCTGATAGTGAAACTGACAATATTACGTTTGGCCAGCAGCGTGGCTGGTATTACCAACTTGGTGCCAAGGGGGAAAAAAGCCTTGCTAGTGCGGCTATTATCCAAGGACGGGTATATTTTACCTCTTATGTTCCAGGTGATACATCAGCAGCTAATTCCTGTTTAGTTGCCGGACAGGGGCGAATGTATGCGTTTGATTTACATAGAGGTACACGTAGCTATACCCAAGAATATCTGGAGCTTGGTGAACGAGTGCCGGATACGCCACAATTAGTCGTTCCGCCAAATGGTACAGATCCCAGTTATATGTATTTGATTGGTATTGGTAATGCGGCTAATCACATGACTCCTGTCACCCCGCCATCCGGCTGCCCGCCCGGTGACACTAAATGTGTCGGCGGTGGATTAAGGGCAAACCGTATTTTTTATCATATTGCTGAATAG
- a CDS encoding type IV pilin protein, producing the protein MAEVNMSRCQRGFTLIELMIVVVIIGILASIAYPSYQSYVARAARADALAAMMKIANLQEQYYLDNRQYSSNMTLLGLAADPFIPEQGNYTIDAVASGAGYTITATATGAQAGRDAQCSPLTLSATGTKNKPACW; encoded by the coding sequence ATGGCTGAGGTGAACATGTCGCGCTGCCAGCGAGGTTTTACTCTGATAGAGCTGATGATTGTTGTGGTGATTATCGGGATTTTGGCATCTATCGCTTATCCGTCATACCAAAGCTATGTTGCCCGGGCGGCCCGAGCTGACGCATTAGCCGCTATGATGAAGATAGCGAATCTGCAGGAGCAGTATTATTTAGATAACCGGCAATATAGCAGTAATATGACATTGTTAGGATTAGCAGCCGATCCCTTTATTCCTGAGCAGGGTAATTACACCATTGATGCTGTGGCTTCGGGAGCCGGCTATACCATTACTGCAACAGCGACCGGGGCTCAGGCTGGCCGAGATGCCCAGTGCTCACCCTTGACTCTCAGTGCGACAGGGACAAAAAATAAACCGGCCTGTTGGTAA
- a CDS encoding GspH/FimT family pseudopilin has translation MSFRQSGLTLVELAVITAIILILLAVTLPSMQSNQAQSRIDAAASQLHQAISLARNQAMSYHSRVTLCPLSGSLCGKDWHNTATIFTDNGVIHKLDSAGSRADTIIQHITTFDVKDRLIFPAAISFNAQGKPLGQSGDTTFTLCAPQSNYAATITITSGGTINPPIQQSACPAG, from the coding sequence ATGTCGTTTCGTCAATCCGGGCTAACCCTAGTCGAGCTGGCTGTTATAACGGCCATTATTTTAATTCTGTTAGCCGTCACCCTCCCCTCAATGCAGTCAAACCAAGCACAAAGCAGAATCGATGCGGCAGCATCCCAACTGCACCAAGCCATCAGCTTGGCCCGTAATCAGGCCATGAGTTACCACAGCAGAGTAACTTTGTGCCCTTTATCTGGCAGCCTTTGTGGCAAAGATTGGCACAATACTGCTACGATTTTTACCGACAATGGTGTTATCCATAAGCTGGATAGTGCGGGCAGCAGAGCGGACACTATTATTCAACACATCACAACTTTTGATGTTAAAGACCGACTGATTTTCCCAGCAGCAATTAGCTTTAATGCTCAAGGTAAACCCTTGGGACAAAGCGGTGATACTACCTTTACTCTTTGCGCCCCGCAAAGCAACTATGCCGCCACTATTACCATTACATCTGGTGGAACCATTAATCCGCCTATCCAGCAAAGTGCCTGCCCAGCAGGATAA
- a CDS encoding GspH/FimT family pseudopilin: protein MTHATGFSLVELIITLLIAAILLGVGVPSLADSYRHFRADSNIQKIQQHLLFARSHAISYGARITVCPLNNNLCINQWQQGLTVFIDNGEYGKFETDDKILFQLEAFHHEDTVSYSRSAIRFLPTGLASGTNGTLRYCPGSADSPYSRAVIISNAGRIRLSQDKEIACQ from the coding sequence ATGACACACGCTACAGGTTTCTCCCTCGTGGAGCTGATTATTACCCTGCTGATCGCCGCTATTTTACTGGGGGTGGGCGTTCCCAGCCTGGCCGACAGTTACCGCCATTTTCGCGCCGACAGCAATATACAAAAAATTCAGCAGCATCTGTTATTTGCCCGCAGCCATGCCATTAGTTATGGTGCCCGTATTACCGTTTGTCCTTTGAACAATAACCTCTGTATCAATCAATGGCAGCAAGGGTTAACTGTTTTTATCGATAATGGCGAATATGGCAAATTCGAGACCGATGATAAAATACTATTCCAGCTTGAGGCCTTTCATCATGAAGATACTGTCAGCTATAGTCGCAGTGCGATCCGCTTTTTACCAACCGGACTCGCATCAGGAACCAATGGCACCTTGAGATACTGCCCCGGCAGTGCCGATAGCCCTTATTCACGTGCAGTGATTATCAGTAATGCTGGCAGAATACGCCTATCACAAGACAAAGAGATAGCCTGCCAATAA
- a CDS encoding P-II family nitrogen regulator, with product MKKVEAIIKPFKLDDVRESLAEIGITGMTVSEVKGFGRQKGHTELYRGAEYMVDFLPKVKIELVIQDELLEQALEVIVDTARTGKIGDGKIFVTDIERVIRIRTGEENEDAV from the coding sequence ATGAAGAAGGTCGAGGCCATTATCAAGCCATTTAAGTTGGATGATGTGCGTGAGTCACTAGCCGAAATTGGTATCACAGGCATGACCGTCTCTGAGGTAAAAGGATTTGGCCGTCAAAAAGGGCATACGGAGCTATACCGTGGGGCTGAATATATGGTGGACTTTTTACCTAAAGTAAAAATTGAGTTGGTTATTCAGGATGAATTACTGGAGCAGGCGCTAGAAGTGATAGTTGATACTGCCAGAACCGGCAAAATTGGTGATGGTAAAATTTTTGTCACCGATATTGAGCGGGTGATCCGTATTCGTACTGGGGAAGAAAACGAAGACGCGGTATAA